Proteins from one Penicillium digitatum chromosome 2, complete sequence genomic window:
- a CDS encoding ATP dependent RNA helicase (Dbp10), putative, with protein sequence MPRRAASPAESEVEFDITKSLFENDSDSDGGIKPPKKKFQKPDTNQDLDFLNEDDGDAAFIANSQASANRKGANLKGRTVKKGGGFQAMGLSMTLLKAITRKGFSVPTPIQRKTIPVIMDDKDVVGMARTGSGKTASFVIPMIEKLKSHSTSFGARALIMSPSRELALQTLKVVKEMGKGTNLTSVLLIGGDSLEDQFGMMANNPDIIIATPGRFLHLKVEMDMDLSSIKYVVFDEADRLFEMGFAAQLTEILHGLPTNRQTLLFSATLPKSLVEFARAGLQEPSLIRLDTENKVSPDLQNAFFAVKSSDKEGALLHILHNIIKMPTGETQIGGKLRQEAENPTRKRKRSDVRLPSGFKESPTEHSTIVFAATKHHVDYLYSLLVEAGFATSYAYGSLDQTARNHHVQNFRSGISNILVVTDVAARGIDIPVLANVINYDFPSQPKIFIHRVGRTARAGQKGWSYSLVRDKDAPYLLDLQLFLGRRLVLGRQYGTELNFAEDVVVGTLPREPVSRSCEWVQKVLDDDVDIYGQKQVSQKGEKLYLRTRNSASAESAKRSKEVVSSDHWAEIHPLFNDATSEREVERESMLARIGGYRPHETIFEANNRRGGKVADNEAVDTIRRLRTSVENKRKRADAKAEAELAALGMSAPGEDGQVEDEDVPEQAGENMSEASDDELEVTFSAYSSKSKQGEKKDAAAAFQNPDYFMGYTPQHNDMAEDKAYGVHSGTNSNFASDSRNATMDLNGDEGKRGFGEARSIMRWDKRHKKYVARQNDEDGSKGSRLVRGESGAKIAASFRSGRFQAWKKGKRVERMPRVGEAETPAMNNINSRMSSGRFRHNQDRAPKRADPLRGDYDKMKKKNDAARERQHEKLGGAAYRGKSELRSTEDIRKARKLVQQRRDKNARPSKRR encoded by the coding sequence ATGCCTCGCCGCGCTGCGTCTCCTGCAGAGTCGGAGGTCGAATTCGATATTACAAAGTCCCTTTTTGAAAATGACAGCGATTCCGATGGCGGCATAAAGCCACCCAAGAAAAAATTCCAGAAGCCCGATACCAACCAAGATCTTGACTTTCTAAACGAAGATGACGGCGATGCGGCTTTCATTGCGAACTCACAGGCGTCCGCCAACCGAAAGGGTGCAAACCTCAAGGGTCGCACTGTGAAGAAGGGAGGTGGCTTCCAGGCAATGGGTCTTAGCATGACTCTACTAAAAGCGATCACCCGCAAAGGATTCTCCGTACCTACCCCGATTCAGCGAAAGACTATTCCCGTGATCATGGATGACAAGGATGTGGTTGGTATGGCTCGAACTGGTTCCGGAAAAACTGCCTCGTTCGTTATTCCTATGATAGAGAAGTTGAAGAGCCACAGCACCTCGTTCGGTGCACGTGCTCTCATCATGTCCCCATCCCGTGAATTAGCTCTGCAAACCTTGAAGGTTGTTAAGGAGATGGGCAAGGGAACGAATTTGACATCAGTACTCCTCATTGGTGGTGACAGTCTGGAAGATCAGTTCGGCATGATGGCCAACAACCCCGATATCATCATCGCGACACCCGGTCGATTCCTGCACTTGAAAGTCGAAATGGACATGGATCTCTCTAGTATCAAGTATGTTGTATTCGATGAAGCCGACAGACTGTTCGAAATGGGCTTCGCCGCACAGTTGACCGAAATTTTGCATGGCCTGCCCACGAACCGCCAGACTCTGCTCTTCTCCGCTACATTGCCCAAGTCCCTTGTCGAATTCGCACGCGCTGGTCTGCAGGAACCAAGTCTCATTCGTCTGGATACAGAAAACAAAGTCTCTCCTGATCTACAAAATGCCTTCTTTGCCGTCAAGTCATCAGACAAAGAAGGTGCCCTACTACACATTCTGCACAACATTATCAAGATGCCTACGGGTGAGACACAAATTGGTGGGAAATTACGCCAGGAAGCTGAAAACCCCACAAGAAAGCGCAAGAGATCGGATGTCCGTCTCCCGAGCGGCTTCAAGGAGTCGCCTACTGAGCACTCAACCATCGTGTTCGCGGCAACCAAGCATCATGTCGACTACCTCTATTCTCTTCTCGTTGAGGCCGGATTTGCCACCTCTTACGCCTACGGTTCCCTAGATCAGACTGCTCGTAATCACCATGTTCAAAACTTCCGATCCGGCATCTCAAATATCCTGGTCGTCACCGATGTGGCTGCCAGAGGTATTGATATTCCTGTTCTTGCCAACGTCATCAACTACGACTTCCCCTCACAGCCCAAGATCTTCATTCACCGTGTCGGTCGTACTGCCCGTGCAGGCCAGAAGGGTTGGAGTTACAGTCTTGTTCGCGACAAAGATGCCCCGTATCTTCTGGATCTTCAGCTGTTCTTGGGACGCAGGCTGGTTCTCGGTCGTCAGTATGGCACTGAACTCAATTTTGCCGAGGATGTTGTTGTAGGAACGCTGCCGAGAGAGCCAGTCTCTCGCTCTTGCGAATGGGTGCAGAAGGTGCTCGACGATGATGTAGATATTTATGGACAGAAGCAAGTCTCGCAGAAGGGAGAGAAGCTGTATCTGCGCACCCGCAATTCGGCTTCTGCTGAGAGTGCGAAGCGTTCGAAGGAGGTCGTTTCTTCTGATCACTGGGCCGAGATTCACCCGCTCTTCAACGATGCAACCAGCGAGAGGGAAGTAGAGCGAGAGAGTATGCTGGCCCGCATTGGTGGTTATCGGCCCCATGAGACGATTTTCGAGGCGAACAACCGACGAGGCGGCAAAGTGGCTGACAATGAGGCCGTTGACACCATTCGCCGACTCCGTACTAGCGTCGAGAACAAACGAAAGCGCGCCGATGCCAAGGCAGAGGCCGAGTTGGCAGCACTCGGAATGTCCGCTCCCGGCGAGGATGGTCAAGTAGAGGACGAGGATGTCCCCGAGCAAGCTGGCGAGAACATGTCCGAGGCATCCGACGATGAACTTGAAGTCACTTTCTCTGCCTACAGCTCCAAGTCCAAGcagggagagaagaaagacgcCGCAGCAGCATTCCAGAACCCCGACTACTTCATGGGCTACACACCTCAACACAACGATATGGCCGAAGACAAGGCCTACGGGGTGCACTCGGGTACGAACTCGAACTTTGCCAGCGACTCCCGCAACGCGACCATGGACCTCAACGGCGACGAAGGCAAGCGCGGCTTCGGTGAAGCGCGTTCCATCATGCGTTGGGACAAGCGACACAAGAAGTACGTTGCCCGCCAGAACGACGAGGACGGTTCCAAGGGCAGCCGACTCGTGCGCGGGGAGAGTGGTGCCAAGATCGCCGCCAGTTTCCGCAGCGGTCGCTTCCAAGcctggaagaagggcaagCGCGTTGAGCGGATGCCTCGTGTGGGTGAGGCTGAGACGCCTGCTATGAACAACATCAACTCGCGCATGAGCAGTGGGCGATTCCGACACAACCAAGACCGGGCGCCCAAGCGTGCTGATCCTCTGCGTGGTGACTATgacaagatgaagaagaagaacgatGCGGCTCGCGAACGCCAGCACGAGAAGCTTGGTGGAGCAGCTTACCGCGGAAAGAGTGAACTTCGGTCTACGGAAGATATTCGCAAGGCTCGGAAGCTGGTGCAACAGCGTCGTGATAAGAATGCTCGGCCCTCGAAAAGACGGTAA
- a CDS encoding Fungal transcriptional regulatory protein, N-terminal has translation MSGRERRLPTYGVPALPTPKSPPQHQSPPIGIPFLPYAETPGHSIRSANDPRVSLSPRDPYTIESPVRLPPIHQATAGPPPPSHHVHRLSDPYPINWTLPGREDALHDPRAFPLHRSAGPVFNYSLPPHRSTSITSATMDPVPRHLGPVELPSPVQMTSGNSPSMARAEPPGTETEVHDNRPIKRRKMALDDMVNG, from the coding sequence ATGTCTGGCAGGGAGCGGCGACTCCCAACATACGGCGTCCCAGCATTACCAACGCCAAAATCGCCGCCCCAACATCAATCACCGCCGATTGGGATACCCTTTCTACCGTATGCCGAGACGCCTGGACATTCGATCCGCTCAGCAAATGATCCCCGAGTATCGCTCTCGCCTCGGGACCCGTATACCATCGAATCGCCAGTCCGGCTCCCTCCAATTCACCAGGCGACAGCCGGGCCACCACCTCCTTCCCACCATGTCCATCGCCTGAGCGATCCGTATCCCATCAATTGGACTCTACCAGGTAGAGAAGACGCCCTTCACGACCCCCGCGCTTTCCCTCTCCACAGATCTGCAGGCCCAGTCTTCAATTactctctccccccccacCGCTCCACCTCCATAACAAGCGCAACCATGGACCCCGTCCCCCGTCACCTTGGGCCGGTGGAACTGCCATCCCCGGTCCAGATGACATCTGGCAACTCACCTTCGATGGCGAGGGCAGAGCCACCCGGCACCGAGACTGAAGTTCACGACAACAGACCGATCAAACGGCGCAAGATGGCTTTGGATGACATGGTCAACGGCTGA
- a CDS encoding Carboxylesterase, type B, translated as MTAATNSPSVTLVQGHVVGTQLKDSFPQTVDAFLGVPYALPPIGNRRFRPAAKVLCSSDTIDASRYGPAAPGKALLSGGPKLVQSEDCLTANIFRPAGSNDNSKLPVAVYIHGGAFNRGSATMHNTASMVAWSEHPFVAVSFGYRIGALGFLPSTLSQKEGLLNLGLRDQVHLLQWVQENIANFGGDPANVTLFGLSAGAHSIGHHLLNYDEHKSPLFHRVIIESGAPTSRAVRPYNAKVHEDQFADFLQEVSCPANLAEAEIFPFLRSLPSLTITKAQTAVFDKYNPSLRWAFQPVIDGDIISRKPLEAWESKVWNKVPIMTGFNSNEGTMYVDKKMSDASQFREFWHNLLPELSSSDLDTIEKLYPDPAVDSTSPYVETREGEGLGPQYKRIEAAYGHYAYVAPVRQTAYFASTQGAPVYLYHWALPRTVIGRANHADNMYYETYNSAITGISESQKELSGTLHAYLTSFITTGDPNALSGRYERRPEWKPFRPGDLKVMIFGQGNDELIGGNVAPPAKCVTDDWAREETEFWWSKVPISQLA; from the exons ATGACTGCTGCTACCAATTCTCCTTCCGTCACCCTGGTACAAGGCCATGTGGTGGGGACCCAGCTCAAAGACTCTTTTCCTCAAACTGTCGACGCTTTCTTGGGAGTCCCATATGCCCTTCCTCCTATAGGAAATCGACGGTTCAGACCAGCAGCCAAAGTTTTGTGCTCATCAGACACCATAGATGCGTCCAGATATGGCCCCGCGGCTCCTGGAAAAGCACTTCTCTCTGGAGGACCGAAGCTCGTGCAGAGTGAAGACTGCTTGACAGCAAACATCTTTCGACCAGCTGGCAGCAATGATAATTCCAAGCTCCCTGTTGCGGTGTATATTCACGGGGGTGCTTTCAATCGGGGATCAGCAACTATGCACAATACTGCGTCCATGGTAGCGTGGTCAGAACATCCCTTCGTTGCCGTAAGCTTTGGTTATCGTATTGGAGCTCTTGGGTTCCTCCCCTCAACTCTGTCGCAGAAAGAGGGGTTGCTGAATCTCGGATTGCGCGATCAGGTGCATTTGTTGCAATGGGTCCAAGAGAACATCGCCAACTTTGGCGGCGATCCTGCTAACGTCACTTTGTTTGGTCTTTCTGCGGGGGCGCATTCA ATTGGCCATCACCTTCTTAATTATGACGAGCACAAATCGCCACTGTTTCATCGGGTCATTATCGAGTCTGGAGCACCAACTTCCCGCGCTGTTCGCCCATATAACGCCAAGGTTCACGAGGACCAATTTGCAGACTTCCTCCAAGAAGTCAGCTGCCCAGCTAATCTAGCGGAAGCCGAAATCTTCCCATTCCTACGTTCGCTCCCCAGCTTGACTATTACAAAGGCCCAAACGGCTGTTTTCGACAAGTACAACCCTTCCCTTCGGTGGGCATTCCAGCCTGTAATTGATGGAGACATAATCTCTCGTAAGCCTCTTGAGGCATGGGAGTCCAAAGTCTGGAATAAAGTACCCATCATGACCGGATTCAACAGCAATGAGGGAACAATGTACGTCGACAAGAAAATGTCGGATGCCTCCCAGTTCCGCGAATTCTGGCACAATCTTCTACCTGAGCTCTCGTCTTCCGACCTTGACACCATCGAAAAACTGTATCCTGACCCCGCCGTGGATTCCACGTCACCCTATGTCGAAACTCGAGAAGGCGAGGGTCTCGGGCCTCAGTATAAGCGTATTGAAGCTGCCTACGGACACTATGCGTATGTGGCACCAGTCCGCCAGACAGCATATTTTGCATCAACCCAAGGTGCTCCAGTTTACCTTTATCATTGGGCGCTACCGAGAACGGTCATCGGTCGAGCAAACCATGCCGATAATATGTACTATGAGACCTATAACAGTGCCATTACGGGGATCTCGGAATCGCAGAAAGAACTGTCCGGCACACTGCATGCCTACTTGACAAGTTTCATTACGACCGGTGATCCTAATGCTCTGTCTGGTCGATATGAACGGAGACCGGAGTGGAAGCCTTTCCGGCCAGGGGATTTGAAAGTCATGATCTTTGGACAGGGGAATGACGAATTGATCGGAGGAAATGTTGCTCCTCCTGCAAAATGTGTCACGGATGATTGGGCAAGGGAGGAGACAGAATTTTGGTGGTCAAAGGTTCCGATTTCGCAGCTTGCTTGA
- a CDS encoding kinase-like protein → MNGDPVLLKPEGTLRTITFGGSGGIHEDSNHHVLKAPLKHNTQGCNQDVLAYVAGTEEYSEESIAREKLIYQSLPNDDPNILKCLGITERGIQFPFLQHGDIRTYLKSHSIDMATKDRWIQNAIDAVITIHACGVIHCDISPRNFLVSDDLSIQVCDFAGSQINGLKWLAEEETRYRLPLPPSCPRSIISDLFALGSLIYEISTGTCPFPELDDDEIEKRYASQKFPSLDTLKYGKVISKCWRLQYPSAEMLKSDIRHLHKPSTLDTNEITPSLICCTLAMVSFGFAFWVCVSQNR, encoded by the coding sequence ATGAATGGGGATCCTGTTCTTTTAAAGCCCGAAGGCACCTTACGCACCATTACGTTTGGAGGCTCCGGAGGCATCCATGAAGATTCCAACCATCACGTCCTCAAGGCACCTCTCAAGCATAACACTCAGGGGTGTAATCAAGATGTGCTCGCATATGTTGCAGGAACCGAAGAGTATTCTGAGGAGTCCATTGCTCGCGAGAAACTTATCTATCAATCTCTACCAAACGATGACCCCAATATTTTGAAATGCCTGGGTATCACCGAAAGAGGAATCCAGTTCCCTTTTTTACAACATGGCGATATCCGAACCTATCTCAAATCCCATTCGATTGATATGGCGACGAAAGATAGGTGGATTCAAAATGCGATTGACGCTGTCATCACCATTCATGCATGTGGTGTTATTCACTGCGACATCAGTCCCCGCAACTTTCTCGTTAGCGATGATCTTTCAATCCAAGTCTGTGATTTTGCAGGATCCCAAATCAACGGCCTTAAGTGGTTAGCCGAGGAAGAAACTCGATACCGGCTACCATTACCTCCCTCTTGTCCTCGGAGTATTATCTCTGATCTTTTCGCGCTTGGTTCCCTCATATACGAAATTTCTACGGGCACATGTCCTTTTCCCGAGCTGGACGATGATGAAATTGAGAAGCGATACGCTTCGCAAAAATTTCCATCTCTGGATACCCTCAAATACGGAAAGGTCATATCAAAGTGCTGGAGGTTGCAGTATCCATCAGCGGAAATGTTGAAGAGCGACATTCGCCATCTCCACAAGCCTTCGACCCTGGATACGAATGAGATTACCCCCTCACTAATTTGTTGTACTCTGGCTATGGTTAGCTTTGGATTTGCTTTTTGGGTATGTGTGAGTCAAAATAGATAA
- a CDS encoding Zinc finger, BED-type predicted, translated as MSHNDFVDWWLETDYGRKSKLKWDSNRHTEIWNSYHQVAQGIDGAPKVMCKRCGKILEHPYTLSPNSTGKAQYHGTSTIQKHRKTAGCLRSEKGKKAEITNFLQREGEVSASIPFLQEDWEEDLLQFLTLNRLPFHLIEHPSFKRIINKARSAPSPPVIPSADTIRRRLGSLVKDRQQRILRFVR; from the exons atgtcacataacgattttgtggactggtggttagagactgactacgggaggaaaagcaagcttaaatgggattcgaaccgccatacagagatctggaatagctaccatcaggtagctcagggtattgatggcgcaccaaaggttatgtgcaagcgctgtgggaagatcctagagcatccttatacactaagcccgaacagcacaggcaaagcgcagtatcatggcacatcaaccatccagaaacatcggaaaacggctggttgtttacggtcggaaaaggggaagaaagcggagattacaaacttcctacaacgagag ggagaagtttcagcaagcatacccttcttacaagaagattgggaggaggatctcctccaatttcttactctcaaccggctcccattccatctgatcgagcatccatcattcaaacgcatcatcaataaagctcgttccgccccatcccctccagtgattccatctgccgataccatccgtcgccgattgggcagtctagtcaaagaccggcagcagcgtatccttc gctttgtcagatga
- a CDS encoding Allantoate permease, translated as MLTPELNSGRPGPEQTATTEEPPATTEEPPATAEEPPATTEEPPATTEEPPATAEEPPATAEEPPATTEEPPATAEEPPATTEDPPATTEEPPATCKVPSEEPACTTNWSRETRHCSRIASCVCCVCKKEIQHVRNYNRGHRDCTEPQDRH; from the exons atgctta cccccgaactgaactctggtagacccggtcctgagcagaccgctaccactgaagaaccgcctgctaccactgaagaaccgcctgctaccgctgaagaaccgcctgctaccactgaagaaccgcctgctaccaccgaagaaccgcctgctaccgctgaagaaccgcctgctaccgctgaagaaccgcctgctaccaccgaagaaccgcctgctaccgctgaagaaccgcctgctaccactgaagatccgcctgctaccactgaagaaccgcctgctacctgtaaagtcccgtccgaggaacctgcctgcacgaccaactggtctcgagaaacgagacattgcagccgtatcgctagctgcgtgtgctgcgtatgcaagaaagaaatacagcatgttcgcaattacaaccgcggacatcgagactgcactgaaccccaagaccgacactga